Proteins found in one Candidatus Krumholzibacteriia bacterium genomic segment:
- a CDS encoding GNAT family N-acetyltransferase has product MRSCPDPVPLPEPGRLRLRRIDERDVGALVQLDSDPEVIRYVSAEPPPDATTVRRQILPHMVETFAHSPFGYFAALDPAADDAFVGWFHLRPDVDGADVLDLGFRLSREVWGRGLATEGGRSLVEWGFAHAGVRRITGHCLEDNVASARVLQKCGLRFARRFVVPSWRLPGWPVSRRVGMGYALDRPGR; this is encoded by the coding sequence GTGCGATCCTGTCCCGATCCAGTTCCGCTCCCGGAGCCCGGGCGTCTGCGCCTGCGCCGGATCGACGAGCGCGACGTCGGTGCGCTGGTGCAGCTCGACTCCGATCCCGAGGTCATCCGCTACGTCTCGGCCGAGCCGCCGCCCGACGCGACCACGGTGCGCCGCCAGATCCTGCCGCACATGGTCGAGACCTTCGCGCACTCGCCCTTCGGATACTTCGCCGCGCTCGACCCCGCGGCCGACGACGCCTTCGTCGGCTGGTTCCACCTCCGACCCGACGTCGACGGTGCCGACGTGCTCGACCTGGGGTTCCGGCTGTCCCGTGAGGTGTGGGGGCGTGGCCTGGCCACCGAGGGCGGGCGCTCGCTCGTGGAGTGGGGCTTCGCGCACGCCGGGGTCCGCAGGATCACCGGACACTGTCTGGAGGACAACGTCGCGTCGGCCCGTGTGCTGCAGAAGTGCGGCCTGCGGTTCGCGCGACGCTTCGTGGTGCCGTCGTGGCGATTGCCGGGCTGGCCCGTCTCCCGGCGCGTCGGGATGGGCTACGCGTTGGATCGCCCCGGCCGCTGA
- a CDS encoding TrmH family RNA methyltransferase: MSDEILTSLQNPRVKQLVKLREPRERRKTGLTRIDGARELLRAMQAEVEPTVVYVCEPRLRTGEPADAVARAAHRGVAIQPVSETVYDKIRYGDRDEGLCAVLAWSPLDLGALDPRPDAFVLVIEGAEKPGNLGAILRTADAAGVDAVILADPVCEPANPNVIRASMGTLFTQPVAAAPTTEVVAWLRDHALRAVVTRPRDGEPYTGVDLTGAVAIVLGAEHAGLSEAWASADTTAVSIPMAGVSDSLNLAAATAVLAFEVVRQRPGRSNA; encoded by the coding sequence GTGAGCGATGAGATCCTCACGTCCCTGCAGAACCCGCGCGTGAAGCAGCTGGTGAAGCTGCGCGAACCTCGCGAGCGCCGGAAGACCGGCCTCACCCGGATCGACGGGGCCCGCGAGCTGCTGCGGGCGATGCAGGCCGAGGTCGAGCCCACCGTGGTGTACGTGTGCGAGCCACGCCTGCGGACCGGCGAGCCGGCCGACGCGGTTGCCCGTGCCGCCCACCGCGGCGTCGCGATCCAGCCGGTGAGCGAAACGGTGTACGACAAGATCCGCTACGGCGATCGTGACGAAGGTCTGTGCGCCGTTCTCGCGTGGAGTCCGCTTGACCTCGGAGCCCTCGACCCGCGACCCGACGCCTTCGTGCTCGTGATCGAGGGAGCCGAGAAGCCGGGGAACCTGGGAGCGATCCTGCGGACCGCCGATGCGGCCGGGGTCGACGCCGTGATCCTGGCCGACCCCGTCTGTGAGCCCGCCAATCCGAACGTGATCCGAGCCAGCATGGGCACGCTGTTCACCCAGCCCGTGGCCGCGGCTCCCACCACCGAGGTGGTCGCCTGGCTGCGCGACCACGCCCTGCGCGCGGTCGTCACGCGGCCCCGGGACGGAGAACCGTACACCGGTGTCGATCTCACCGGCGCCGTCGCGATCGTGCTGGGCGCCGAACACGCGGGACTGTCGGAGGCCTGGGCCAGCGCCGACACCACGGCCGTGAGCATTCCCATGGCCGGCGTTTCGGACTCGCTCAACCTGGCCGCCGCGACGGCCGTCCTGGCCTTCGAGGTCGTACGTCAGCGGCCGGGGCGATCCAACGCGTAG